Proteins from one Sabethes cyaneus chromosome 2, idSabCyanKW18_F2, whole genome shotgun sequence genomic window:
- the LOC128734253 gene encoding guanylate kinase isoform X2: MVRQGPRPLVICGPSGSGKSTLLKKLFKEFPDTFGFSVSHTTRKPRPGEEDGVHYHFVSLEEMQAAIEKGEFIETAVFSGNMYGTSKKAVENVQQQGKVCVLDIEIEGVKQVRNSDRLNPLLVFINPPSVAELERRLRNRQTETEESLQKRLNTARVEIEYGSTPGNFHIVVYNNDLKQAYADLRDFIVRELETQQNQGINVSLTRVPLNDD, from the exons ATGGTCAGACAAGGCCCGCGCCCACTGGTTATTTGTGGCCCATCCGGATCAGGCAAGAGTACCCTGTTGAAGAAGCTGTTCAAGGAATTCCCGGACACATTTGGTTTCAGTGTGTCACATACCACCAGGAAACCTCGCCCCGGAGAGGAAGACGGAGTCCACTATCACTTCGTTTCGCTGGAAGAAATGCAAGCTGCTATTGAGAAAGGGGAGTTTATTGAAACTGCCGTTTTCAGTGGAAACATGTATGGAACCAG TAAAAAAGCCGTAGAAAACGTTCAACAGCAGGGCAAGGTGTGTGTGCTGGATATAGAAATTGAGGGTGTGAAACAGGTTCGTAATTCTGATCGGTTGAACCCGCTGTTGGTGTTCATCAATCCACCGTCAGTAGCTGAACTGGAGCGTAGGTTGCGAAACCGACAAACCGAAACCGAGGAGAGTTTACAGAAACGTCTCAATACCGCAAGAGTTGAGATCGAATATG GTTCCACTCCCGGTAATTTCCACATTGTAGTCTACAACAACGACCTGAAACAAGCGTACGCTGACCTGCGGGATTTCATTGTGCGCGAATTAGAGACCCAACAGAATCAAGGTATCAACGTCAGTTTGACTCGTGTTCCCTTGAATGATGATTAA
- the LOC128738347 gene encoding uncharacterized protein LOC128738347, whose amino-acid sequence MSNYLQLRRPTTVSRLQQVIPKPPQALPKHGGLPLWENLPLDQKLPAKACPIHPPIFSRGNLGEIPWVKPDDYGFDLSDPLSHDVSYRYMQLHDKNLKSHFRDWKVTEGLKYHNLINDENEVICTLGEFNRFRYYLWKLHKHEIRKEFQKLDRAWWKQFLDRNAALHIKKYYDFEGKGQQKRCIAYALLQAKKQKALKLKAKYERQLLRFLACREKEKQSKMLDGHSRALKVRYNNALLKASRKSYRLKLKRRLREKDRMRTRRMAILKKRTRESKRIMQKERYKLLFISAQEAEANRQKLLNSFLQQTKTNVQKRVMESHLRQELFEQQLTLRKTQNLSSKYNKRSKAALMRAMLRAWHNIRVRQPHVSKQLSRASVEHAVNIAYHMHTTISPTISSTQIIDTARQLMNDFASMPSEQLPLDRQVMKYTSDALQGIMGQIREQVVRAGCQLIEQVAVKMRKRIQSAERRPTSLCGPWSSRWHRSSLNNNSSNSDRPRVSIGEVQIVDEFQTEQEEFKKSRNRPPTPVTSVTSLVEHIVDSNEMICSSSDLEIPSTVTADIERRITTEDHPLIHLTTRQKRYLETNLMKFRTIIYQNVRTRVLASIDVMRLEIVRRKFQKPSQSKETLAREAAHCVLVFPKEDHRYAQLLLDIINILDTEVCNELEDILNAP is encoded by the exons ATGTCAAACTACCTGCAACTTCGGCGGCCCACAACCGTCTCAAGACTTCAGCAGGTCATTCCCAAGCCTCCGCAAGCTTTACCAAAACACGGAGGACTGCCACTGTGGGAAAACCTACCATTGGACCAAAAGTTACCGGCAAAGGCATGCCCGATACATCCACCGATTTTCAGCCGAGGTAATCTCGGAGAAATTCCATGGGTCAAACCGGATGACTATGGGTTCGACTTAAGTGATCCGCTGAGCCACGATGTGTCCTATCGCTATATGCAGCTACACgacaaaaaccttaaaagccACTTCCGAGATTGGAAAGTTACTGAG GGTTTGAAGTATCACAACTTGATAAACGATGAAAATGAAGTCATCTGCACACTAGGGGAGTTCAACCGGTTTAGATATTATTTGTGGAAACTTCACAAACATGAAATTCGTAAAGAGTTTCAAAAACTG GATCGTGCCTGGTGGAAGCAATTTCTTGATCGAAATGCAGCGCTGCATATCAAGAAATATTACGACTTTGAAGGGAAAGGCCAACAGAAAAGATGTATTGCTTATGCACTTTTGCaagcaaaaaagcaaaa ggCGTTGAAGTTGAAAGCTAAATACGAACGCCAGTTGCTGCGCTTTCTAGCGTGTcgtgaaaaggaaaaacaatcTAAAATGCTTGATGGTCACAGCCGTGCGTTGAAGGTCCGATACAATAACGCATTATTAAAAGCCTCCAGGAAATC CTATCGTTTGAAACTAAAGAGAAGACTTCGAGAAAAGGACCGAATGAGAACAAGACGAATGGCTATTCTTAAAAAGAGAACTAGAGAATCGAAACGAATTATG CAAAAGGAACGCTACAAGTTACTCTTCATTTCCGCACAAGAGGCAGAAGCAAACCGACAGAAGCTCTTAAACAGTTTCCTACAACAAACAAAAACCAACGTCCAAAAGAGGGTGATGGAATCGCACTTGAGACAGGAACTTTTCGAACAACAGCTTACCCTCCGTAAAACGCAAAATCTTTCCAGTAAGTACAACAAGCGTTCCAAGGCCGCACTGATGAGAGCAATGCTAAGAGCATGGCACAACATCCGAGTCCGTCAACCGCACGTTTCGAAGCAGTTGTCGCGTGCTTCCGTTGAGCATGCAGTCAACATTGCTTACCACATGCACACGACCATCAGCCCAACGATCAGCAGTACACAAATAATCGATACCGCACGACAATTGATGAACGATTTCGCCAGCATGCCCTCGGAACAACTTCCGCTTGATCGTCAAGTTATGAAATATACCAGCGATGCTTTGCAAGGCATTATGGGACAAATTAGGGAGCAGGTCGTTCGTGCCGGATGCCAATTGATCGAACAG GTCGCGGTCAAGATGCGAAAGCGAATCCAGTCTGCCGAGCGTCGACCTACATCTTTGTGCGGTCCGTGGAGTAGTCGATGGCACCGTTCGTCTCTGAACAACAACAGCTCTAATAGCGATAGACCTCGGGTTTCTATAGGAGAGGTACAGATTGTTGATGAATTTCAGACTGAGCAGGAAGAGTTCAAAAAGTCTCGCAATCGACCTCCGACTCCGGTAACATCTGTTACCTCTCTAGTCGAACATATTGTGGACTCTAATGAGATGATATGTTCATCGAGCGATCTGGAAATTCCGTCAACTGTTACCGCGGATATTGAACGACGCATAACGACCGAAGATCATCCGCTAATTCATCTTACTACGCGACAGAAGCGCTATCTGGAAACGAATCTAATGAAATTTCGAACCatcatctatcagaacgttAGGACGCGTGTTCTCGCCTCGATCGATGTCATGCGGCTGGAGATAGTACGTCGGAAGTTTCAGAAACCGAGCCAATCGAAAGAAACTCTCGCTCGGGAAGCGGCGCATTGTGTTCTGGTCTTTCCCAAGGAGGACCACCGTTATGCTCAGCTGTTACTGGATATCATAAACATTCTAGATACCGAGGTTTGCAACGAACTCGAGGATATTTTGAACGCACCCTGA
- the LOC128734253 gene encoding guanylate kinase isoform X1, which yields MLLNISLRVNHSAKSSLPILRRLYQSHTAKQQLQPSQIFIISAKAFSRLSNMVRQGPRPLVICGPSGSGKSTLLKKLFKEFPDTFGFSVSHTTRKPRPGEEDGVHYHFVSLEEMQAAIEKGEFIETAVFSGNMYGTSKKAVENVQQQGKVCVLDIEIEGVKQVRNSDRLNPLLVFINPPSVAELERRLRNRQTETEESLQKRLNTARVEIEYGSTPGNFHIVVYNNDLKQAYADLRDFIVRELETQQNQGINVSLTRVPLNDD from the exons ATGTTACTTAACATCTCTTTACGGGTCAATCACAGTGCCAAAAGTAGTCTGCCGATTTTACGAAGGCTTTATCAGTCGCACACCGCCAAGCAGCAACTTCAACCAAGCCAAATATTTATCATCTCAGCTAAAG CATTTTCCCGATTGAGCAACATGGTCAGACAAGGCCCGCGCCCACTGGTTATTTGTGGCCCATCCGGATCAGGCAAGAGTACCCTGTTGAAGAAGCTGTTCAAGGAATTCCCGGACACATTTGGTTTCAGTGTGTCACATACCACCAGGAAACCTCGCCCCGGAGAGGAAGACGGAGTCCACTATCACTTCGTTTCGCTGGAAGAAATGCAAGCTGCTATTGAGAAAGGGGAGTTTATTGAAACTGCCGTTTTCAGTGGAAACATGTATGGAACCAG TAAAAAAGCCGTAGAAAACGTTCAACAGCAGGGCAAGGTGTGTGTGCTGGATATAGAAATTGAGGGTGTGAAACAGGTTCGTAATTCTGATCGGTTGAACCCGCTGTTGGTGTTCATCAATCCACCGTCAGTAGCTGAACTGGAGCGTAGGTTGCGAAACCGACAAACCGAAACCGAGGAGAGTTTACAGAAACGTCTCAATACCGCAAGAGTTGAGATCGAATATG GTTCCACTCCCGGTAATTTCCACATTGTAGTCTACAACAACGACCTGAAACAAGCGTACGCTGACCTGCGGGATTTCATTGTGCGCGAATTAGAGACCCAACAGAATCAAGGTATCAACGTCAGTTTGACTCGTGTTCCCTTGAATGATGATTAA